Sequence from the Nasonia vitripennis strain AsymCx chromosome 5, Nvit_psr_1.1, whole genome shotgun sequence genome:
AACTACGATGTTCGAGATGTACTGAACGTCTACGTTTCAAAGGATTGTTTGCTCAACtttgaaattcaaagtatCTGGTTTATAACAAACTAATGGACATTAATGACACACGCCTTGCAAGATGCTTACGTAATCAACGTGCATATTAATTTTACTGCCGCTTCTTATACTGAATTCTATCGTTTCCCACCTTGACAGATGAGGCTAATAAGTCAAACGCGTTGTAGACATTTTGATCTATGTAAACTTTTTATTGGAATCAATTGAAAAACACAATGTACATGAAAAACATACAGCAGACTATTCATCTTCGCGACATGAACCAAATTGGTACGATTGGCCATCAGGACATCTTCTATCGCCTACTATTACTTCTCTCCCTTCCTCTGGAAAATCGAATAAAGCTCTTCCATTTTCAGTGCTATTTCCCATATCACTGATGAAAACAACGTATAGAATAGTACAGGACTTCAATCTCTTTatcatgaaaatatataaggtATACTTTACCTGGACGTTCCATTATTATCTAGCGCAGAATCTTTGGGTTCGTCCAGAATATGATCAGATTGAGGACTCTTTTCATCGCTTACGGAAATATCACCATCAACTGGACTAGCTTCGCACGGACTCGCTATGTAAAATAACGACAGCGCACACATCGCCAAAATCAAGACAATAATTTTACTCATATTGAAGAATTATTAGACACACCGTAAATCTTTCCTAAACGATGATGCTTATAACATCGAAGTTCGAGTTGTACTGAGCCTTCCGTTAGTCTCGCGAGTTGTTTATCCAACTTTGAAATGCAAATAGCTGGTTTATTACAAACTAACTGATTACACAAACATGGCAAGGTGCGCAGTCAATGtgagttttaaaaataaatatgactTGTAGGTATTTTTATCGTCTAATCATCTCCTACATCGGAATGATATTGAGACTTATGGGTAAAACATGTGGTAGACATTGTGAGCGTGTAatgtttttattgaaaaatcaatagaAAAACATATTATGTAATTTCTTtagttatattttataaatacacattACTCAACTAAACGGTATGCATCAAATTTATATTCTAGACCCTCAGGACATCTGAAAATACTTTCTACCAAAACTTACTGCTTCTGAATCGATTGTGAGCTCCAGCTGAGTCGGACAATCTTTCAATATTAATACTGTTATCACAAAGTAAAATAATGTTAAGAACAGCAATAGGATTTCAATCTAGATttcatacattttattatgtataatCGATATACAGTAATATTCACCTGAACTTTTTTTGACTATCTTCTAGTGAAGGATCTTTCGGTTTATCTGGAAGTTGATAGATTCGATGATTTTTGTCATCGCTAAGGGGAACAGAACCAGCAACAGGAAAAGCTTTACACGGTCTCATTAAATTAACGACAGCGCACACGTCACCAAAATAAAGACAGTGATTTTGCTCATATTATCAAATGAAAATCAGACGCACCGTAAAACGTTTTCAAGCGACGATGCTTACCGCGATGTTCAAGCTACATTGAGCGTATGTGCAAGGTCTCACGGGTTATCCGTCAAGCTTTAAAATTCAAACTACCTGATTGTCTTCGATATGAGACTTGCGcacgttaatttttttatcaccGCAACGGCTAGCTTCCGCGATAGACCAAAGCGGCTTTGTCGAAATATGAGGCCGCTTATTAATCGCCCGATCGATATGCGGAGAAGAAACAATGAGTAGCCCATGTGTGCAGCGCGAGCGTTAAAAGCTGATTCATCAGATCTGGCAAATCAGGTTCATTCACTCGACGCACGACGCGTATGATAAAGTCGCTAATAGCCGCTGCGTGTGTGCAGCTGATTCGTCGAGGCAATCAGAGAGGATTGTGCCACACTCGGTTATACCGAGCACCGATCAAGCGACCTATTATTATCCAATGTCGCTTAAATATCCAAAAGCCTCTATCCATCGACGATAGCCGAAATTATGCCGAGTTTGCAGCTCCTATACCTCCTCCACATTCCTCTCAACGCAACCAACGAGTCGCACTTAACTTCCGAAGAATTAGCATGGAAATGGCGCAGCTCGgctaaaaatgttgaattccACTACGCTCGGACACACATATAACACACATTCGCTCGCGAATACCGCGGCGTCGCCGCGCAATAAATTCATCGCTCGGCGCGTCCGGTAGACCGCAGTGAAATAATATTTCTGACTGCGCATCCCCCCGGCGAAATAACTCCGCATCCGCGGGTGCTGCATAATTAAGTGGCGCAATTGTCCGCTGCTGTACGTATAAGCCACCGCGTAGCCGCGCTGTAATATCGATGAATAATCCAGTTTCGCAGTAGTGCGCCTGCGCGAATAATTCGCTAGAGAGGTGGAATTACACGTCCTGTGGTGGTGCGTGGGTGGAGAGTGAGCGAGGAAGATGTTGTTGGTGATAAAAGGAATAAAACTCAGCAATACCGCGAGAAATTCAATCTCCAACGATCGCCGTGTCGGCACATcgacatcatcatcatcatcatcatcgctaTCGGCAGAGACGATCGGCAGAGCTGCGGCGCGGAATGTGTCCCCGATACAGTTCCGCGAGATGTCTCGCGAGACCGTAGAGCCGCGCGTATATGGGGACCTCCGCATAGCTATGCGCGCAGAGGCGACATCGGGGGAATGTTCGGAAACTACGCAGACCCACCGACACGTCCTGAACGATTTCAATATACCGGCGACGGAATGtcgagtgtgtgtatgtgtatgagGGTTCTATCaccggcgtcgtcgtcgtctggcGACTCCATCGTCGGATGATTAACCCGTGGAATCTTGGAAGGAGTCTACCCTCGGATGCTTTCGCTGAGCTTCTCATTTAcgtatacatgtttttttctcatttacgtatacgtatttaaaaaaagcagCGTTGAAATATCGGTCGAATGATGTTTTCAGGGCGGTACATTAGTCGGTGCATCAGCTGATCACGTACCGGCGCCATCTGTTACGCGCAGACGTTATAAGCAAGCTCATAATAATTCGCTGCTTCGCGCGGCGAATGGATAATAAAAGTGTTGATATTTTCCGTCTCTTTTTTTACGCGATTATATTCACTTCGATTAATTATCGTACCTCGAAATTTACGATCGGCTTATACGCACAACTATTTTTATTGCCTTGTATCGCACACGCGCTTGACATTAATTCCGAGAGTGATATATTCTTAAATTATGTTCCCCCCGCCTATACGTCTTATCCTCGGGGCTGAGGATGCGCTCGCGCTTATATCACGTATAATATCAACCTTTGAAATTCCTCTGGTCCGCTGGAAAAGCGGAATGTGACAGTGCATAACTAAGGTGTCGCATAAATATTTTCGCATTTGCCTAATGAAAAATGCGGAGTCTCTTGTTAATCGGATATCATTCATCAAACATCACAGGTACATCACGTATAATTTCGCAGCTAAAAGGCCATTTCCATTTCAGGCAAAACAAACGCCTGTAATTCTAAACTTCTTCGAGCGCGGACGTGTTTTCAACTGCAGCGAGAACACGGAGTAACGCGCGCACTTTACAAGCGTAAAGGACGTCGCTTTTGAAATTCAGGAATGCAATTTAGCTTCAAAAACGGCAAGCTAAAAAGCGAAGCTAAAAAGAAGTGCAAACTACGCAGCGACAACGAATCTATTTATACGACGAAATGGACGTTCACTTTAAGAGATTTAGAGCTGCGAGAGTGTATATATAGTGCCAGCCTCAAAAGCTCCCCCTGATTACGGCGCGTAATAATTAAACAACTCTCGGTCTCGCCCCGGCATAAATGCAAGGCTTTATTACCTGCTGCAATTATAACGAGAACAATGCCGCGAATGAGCATCCATGTATGGCCGAAATCAAAGCGCCGAAATAGCTCTATCGAATAATAGATCgagcttctctctccttccCTGGTTAGACTTTTTCACGCAAATTGATTTTACATACTTTCCTAAGAGCCATTGTTACAGAGTACCGATTGTAATTTTACATCGATTATCTCCGTGTAATTTCGAATTCCCATTGTACGCGTGCGCTATCTATAATCGCGCCATTATCGTTAGTCTTCTTACGCCTATCGTAACTACGATGATCGAATGAATCGTTATACgcgattaaaaatattcatgcgCCGACTCACGTGTAAGTATGTCGGATATGAAGGTAGAAGCAACTCACCTGtaacaaaaagaagaaatttcGATTTTAGTCGCATAAAGACAGCAACAACAGCGTGTAACTCGTGTGGAGAATTTCAAACGGCCCAACGTCACAAGGCCATTACGTGGCTCAAAGTCCCTCATCATCAGCCATTCAAAAGCAGCCTtgctcacacacacgcgcgcaaaCTACATCGTCCTCTGACATTATCCCAAAGCTCTACGCAGTGAGAGTTTATTGCCCGGTTCacttttcccgcgcgcgcgcgcgcca
This genomic interval carries:
- the LOC100678292 gene encoding uncharacterized protein LOC100678292 translates to MSKIIVLILAMCALSLFYIASPCEASPVDGDISVSDEKSPQSDHILDEPKDSALDNNGTSSDMGNSTENGRALFDFPEEGREVIVGDRRCPDGQSYQFGSCREDE